The region TACTACAACTTGTTAGCCGACAGCGTCTTGTTGACAGATGCGATAGATGGAGAAAAGAGCGTTTGTGGTTTACGCTTTAAGGAGCGTTTGACTGGTGAATATGTCGATTTGGCGGCTGATGGTGTCTTTGCGATGGTTGGTGAATTAGCTAACAGCAAATATCTGCAAGATGCAAACGGCCAAAACTTACTTGATAAAAACAATTATGTTGTAACTGATTTTAATATGCAGAGCAAAATGCCAGGTGTATTTGCAGCTGGCGATGTCAGAAATACGAATTTAAGGCAGGTCGTTACTGCTTGCGCTGATGGTGCCATAGCTGCACAGATGGCACAGAGGTATATAGCTAGCTTAGACTGAATTAGTTTGAGTTGACTTTGAGGGAAGGGAATTATATGGCGAAGAAAGTTTTAGTCGTCTTAGCTGCTGGATTAGCAACTCGCTTTGGTAGCTTAAAACAATTACAGGGCGTAAATGATTTTAATGAAGTTTTATTAGATTATAGTGTTTATGATGCTAAACGAGCTGGCTTTACAGCTGTTGTATTTATCATCAAACGTGAGATGGAAAAGGAATTCGAGGCAAGAATAGCGAGACATCTTAGACCTTATATTGAAGTGCGCTATGCTTATCAAGATATGACTGATTTGCCAGTTGACGTAAAGCTTGATCCGGAACGGACTAAGCCGCTTGGCACAGCTCACGCTCTTTATTGCACACGTAAGAGCGTTAAGGCAGACGAAAAAATGGTTGTTATAAATGCTGACGATTATTACGGTATTCAAGCTTACCAAACTTTAGCTGATTATTTGGACCAAACAGATATGCAGGTGAATGGCCAAGCTGAATATGCAATGGTGGCCTTTGAAATCTCTAAGACTTTGAGCGAAGAAGGGACAGTTTCGCGTGGCGTTTGTGCTATTTCAGAAGCTGGCTATTTAAGTGATATTCATGAGCGGACCCAAATTGCCTATATTACGAAAGAACAAGCTGGTTGTGATGCAAATAGTTGCTCATTAGAAGCTATGTTAGCTATGGAAAATGGCGAGCGTTTAATTGGCTATACAGAAGATGATGGTGAAACATGGACTTTGTTAGCACCACATACGCCAGTGTCGATGAATATTTGGGCCTTTGACTATTCGATTTTTACCTTGTGTGAAAACTATGTCAAAGAATTTTTAATAAACAGTTTAGCTAAAAATCCGCTAAAAGGTGAGTGCTATTTGCCAATGGCTATCGGTGAGGCTAGAGAGTTAGGGAATGTCGTTGTTAAGGCCTTCAAAGGTAGTGACCAGTGGTTTGGTTTGACATACAAGTCTGACCAGCCAAAAGTTCAGGCTGCGATTAAAGAGCTGATTGCTGATAAAGTATATCCACCTCAATTGTGGGCTTAAGCATTTTATTTATTCTAAGTGCCGCTTTA is a window of Amygdalobacter nucleatus DNA encoding:
- a CDS encoding sugar phosphate nucleotidyltransferase, translating into MAKKVLVVLAAGLATRFGSLKQLQGVNDFNEVLLDYSVYDAKRAGFTAVVFIIKREMEKEFEARIARHLRPYIEVRYAYQDMTDLPVDVKLDPERTKPLGTAHALYCTRKSVKADEKMVVINADDYYGIQAYQTLADYLDQTDMQVNGQAEYAMVAFEISKTLSEEGTVSRGVCAISEAGYLSDIHERTQIAYITKEQAGCDANSCSLEAMLAMENGERLIGYTEDDGETWTLLAPHTPVSMNIWAFDYSIFTLCENYVKEFLINSLAKNPLKGECYLPMAIGEARELGNVVVKAFKGSDQWFGLTYKSDQPKVQAAIKELIADKVYPPQLWA